One segment of Dolichospermum sp. DET69 DNA contains the following:
- a CDS encoding diflavin flavoprotein — MVAISETIQNRLTIQTVEIAPNTTAIRSLDWDRDRFDIEFGLQNGTTYNSYLIRGEQTVLIDTSHQKFRDLYLDTLKGLVNPKTIDYIIVSHTEPDHSGLVEDVLQLAPRATVLASKVALQFLEGLVHEPFSKRIVKSGDRLKIGKEHEMEFVSAPNLHWPDTIFSFDRKTQILYTCDAFGMHFCDDRTFDEDLEAIEADFRFYYDCLMGPNARSLLNAMKRMGELGEIKIIANGHGPLLHHNLDILTECYHNWSQKQAKTETTVGLFYVSGYGHSDKLGHAIGDGLQKAGVGVEVLDLSTADSQEIQELAGRASGLIIGMPPTSAIKAQSAISSLLAVAKNKQVVGLFESYGGDDEPIDTLRRKFIDLGIKEAFPAIRIKNNPTESTYQLCTDAGAGLGQLLVRERNIKQIKSLDVNMEKALGRISNGLYIVTAKKGDVSGAMIASWVTQASLQPLGFTIAVAKDRALDNLLHVGDRFVLNVLEEGNYQDLKKHFLKRLNPGTDRFADVKIQTAKNGSPILTDALAYMECEVVNSMECSDHWILYCTVEDGKVSKPDGITAVRHRKVGNYY, encoded by the coding sequence ATGGTAGCTATCTCAGAGACTATTCAGAACCGATTAACTATACAAACTGTAGAAATTGCCCCTAACACTACCGCGATTCGTTCTCTTGATTGGGATCGGGATCGTTTTGATATTGAATTTGGTTTACAAAATGGTACAACCTATAATTCATACTTAATTAGAGGTGAACAAACAGTTTTAATTGATACTTCTCACCAGAAGTTTCGTGATCTGTATTTAGACACTCTCAAGGGTTTAGTTAATCCTAAAACTATTGACTATATAATTGTTAGCCATACTGAACCTGATCATAGTGGCTTGGTAGAAGATGTTTTACAGTTAGCACCAAGAGCCACAGTTTTAGCTTCCAAAGTAGCTTTGCAATTTTTAGAAGGTTTGGTACATGAACCTTTTTCTAAGCGGATTGTCAAAAGTGGCGATCGCCTAAAAATTGGTAAAGAACATGAAATGGAATTTGTCAGTGCGCCAAATTTACACTGGCCAGATACTATTTTTAGCTTTGATCGCAAAACCCAAATTCTCTACACTTGTGATGCGTTCGGAATGCACTTCTGTGATGATCGCACTTTCGACGAAGACTTAGAAGCAATTGAAGCTGATTTTCGCTTTTATTATGATTGTTTAATGGGCCCAAATGCTCGTTCTTTGCTGAATGCAATGAAAAGAATGGGGGAACTTGGCGAAATTAAAATTATTGCCAATGGACATGGGCCATTACTGCATCATAATTTAGATATCCTCACAGAATGTTATCACAATTGGAGTCAAAAACAAGCGAAAACAGAAACTACTGTGGGTTTATTTTATGTCTCTGGTTATGGACATAGCGATAAATTAGGACACGCAATTGGTGATGGTTTGCAAAAAGCTGGTGTCGGTGTAGAAGTATTGGATCTTAGTACCGCAGACAGTCAAGAAATTCAAGAATTAGCCGGGAGAGCATCTGGTTTAATTATTGGTATGCCTCCTACCAGCGCAATTAAAGCTCAATCTGCTATTAGTTCCTTATTAGCAGTTGCTAAAAATAAACAAGTAGTTGGTTTATTTGAATCCTATGGTGGAGATGATGAACCTATTGATACTCTCAGACGCAAATTTATTGACTTAGGTATTAAGGAAGCTTTCCCAGCTATTCGCATTAAAAATAATCCTACAGAGTCCACCTATCAACTATGTACTGATGCAGGTGCTGGTTTAGGACAATTATTAGTCCGAGAACGCAATATTAAACAAATCAAATCTCTCGACGTGAATATGGAAAAAGCGTTGGGAAGAATTAGTAATGGTTTGTATATTGTTACTGCCAAAAAAGGTGATGTTAGCGGTGCAATGATCGCTTCTTGGGTAACACAAGCCAGTTTACAGCCTTTAGGTTTTACTATTGCTGTAGCCAAAGATCGCGCTTTAGATAATTTATTGCACGTAGGCGATCGCTTTGTTCTTAATGTACTAGAAGAAGGCAACTATCAAGACCTGAAAAAGCATTTTCTCAAACGTTTAAATCCTGGCACTGATAGATTTGCAGACGTAAAAATCCAAACTGCTAAAAATGGTTCACCCATTCTTACTGATGCACTTGCATACATGGAATGCGAAGTAGTCAACAGTATGGAATGTAGTGATCACTGGATTTTATATTGCACAGTTGAAGATGGAAAAGTTTCTAAACCAGACGGAATTACCGCAGTCCGTCATCGCAAAGTCGGAAACTATTACTAA
- a CDS encoding diflavin flavoprotein, with protein MSDSRPRDVQILPIATNTKVLRSRSKSRLRFEIEYALERGTTSNCYLIESDKTALIDPPAEGFTEIYLEALQKTINVQKLDYVILGHFNPNRIPTLKAILTIAPQITFVCSLPAANNLRAAFTDQDIKLLVMRGKETLDLGKDHVLKFLPTPSPRWPEALCTYDQKTQILFTDKLFGAHICGEEVFDDHWETFKEDQRYYFNCLMAPHATHVESALEKISDLQVRMYAVGHGPLVRTSLIDLTKSYSEWSRAQKDREISVALLYASAYGNTATLAQAIALGLTKGGVAVKSVNCEFATVDEIRASLEQADGFIIGTPTIGGHAPTPIHTALGIVLSIGDNTKPAGVFGSYGWSGEALDLVECKLRDAGYRFGFDTLKVKFKPDEVTLKYCEEVGTDFAQSLRKAKKVRVPQQASTPTEQAVGRIIGSVCVISAKQGEFSTGMMGTWVSQATFNPPGITVAIAKDRAVESLLYPGGKFVLNILPEGVHVEYMKHFRKSFQPGEDRFANFPKVEADNGCTVLTEACAYLECLVQQRLECGDHWVIYATVDNGKLLKPDAMTAINHRKTGSYY; from the coding sequence ATGAGTGACTCTCGTCCACGTGATGTCCAAATTCTACCTATTGCTACTAACACAAAAGTATTAAGATCACGGAGTAAATCACGGCTGAGATTTGAAATTGAATATGCACTGGAACGGGGAACTACATCCAATTGCTATTTAATAGAATCTGATAAAACTGCATTAATAGATCCTCCAGCGGAAGGATTTACAGAAATTTATCTGGAAGCATTGCAGAAAACCATTAATGTTCAAAAGTTAGATTATGTGATTTTGGGACATTTTAATCCCAATCGGATTCCTACCTTAAAAGCAATTTTAACAATTGCACCACAAATTACCTTTGTTTGTTCTCTTCCCGCTGCGAATAATTTACGTGCGGCTTTTACAGATCAAGATATCAAACTTTTAGTTATGCGGGGGAAAGAAACCCTAGATTTAGGGAAAGATCATGTTTTGAAATTCTTACCTACTCCTAGTCCCCGCTGGCCAGAAGCACTTTGTACTTATGATCAAAAAACCCAAATTCTCTTTACAGATAAACTGTTCGGCGCTCATATCTGTGGGGAAGAAGTATTTGATGATCATTGGGAAACCTTCAAAGAAGACCAACGTTATTACTTTAATTGTCTCATGGCTCCCCATGCAACTCACGTGGAATCAGCTTTGGAGAAAATCTCTGATTTACAGGTGAGAATGTATGCTGTCGGTCATGGTCCATTAGTACGTACCAGTTTAATTGACCTGACAAAATCGTACAGTGAGTGGAGTCGCGCTCAAAAAGATCGAGAAATATCTGTAGCACTACTCTACGCTTCAGCTTATGGCAACACTGCCACATTAGCACAGGCAATAGCGTTAGGATTAACCAAAGGTGGCGTTGCGGTTAAATCTGTGAACTGTGAATTTGCGACCGTTGACGAAATCCGTGCCAGCTTGGAACAAGCAGATGGTTTTATCATTGGGACTCCTACCATTGGCGGTCACGCACCTACGCCTATTCATACCGCCTTAGGTATTGTCCTCTCTATAGGTGATAATACTAAACCTGCGGGAGTATTTGGTTCTTACGGTTGGAGTGGTGAGGCTTTAGACTTGGTAGAATGTAAACTCCGAGACGCTGGTTATCGTTTTGGTTTTGATACCTTGAAGGTGAAATTTAAACCAGATGAAGTTACGCTCAAATATTGCGAAGAAGTTGGTACAGACTTTGCTCAAAGTTTAAGAAAGGCAAAAAAAGTGCGTGTTCCTCAACAAGCTTCAACCCCTACGGAACAAGCTGTAGGCAGAATTATTGGTTCTGTTTGTGTAATTAGTGCCAAGCAGGGAGAATTTTCTACAGGGATGATGGGTACATGGGTATCTCAAGCTACTTTTAATCCGCCAGGAATTACGGTAGCGATCGCCAAAGATCGCGCAGTTGAATCTCTATTATATCCTGGTGGTAAATTTGTCTTGAATATCCTCCCTGAAGGTGTTCATGTGGAATATATGAAACATTTCCGTAAGAGTTTCCAACCTGGAGAAGATAGATTTGCCAATTTCCCTAAAGTAGAAGCAGACAATGGTTGTACAGTTTTAACCGAAGCTTGTGCATATCTAGAATGTTTAGTGCAACAGCGCCTAGAATGCGGTGATCATTGGGTGATATATGCAACCGTAGATAATGGTAAATTACTCAAGCCTGATGCTATGACTGCTATTAACCACCGGAAAACAGGTTCATACTATTAG
- a CDS encoding DUF1186 domain-containing protein has translation MQLEEILSELENNTGTFPRLAIERAIEEREAITPVLLATLEECKNNLEEFFDKDAYMLHIYALYLLAQFRETKAYPLIIEFFSIPGDMPLDITGDVVTEDLAKILASVYDGNIEPIKQLIENAELNEYVRDAAIQSLVVLMLQGIITREEVIKYYEELFVSKLKNEPEDSYVWTHLVKNSANICPIELKEHIDRAFENDLIDLWYIRQKNVHDAIEIGVEAALDKLRNNQRYSLIDNTISEMEHWACFRPKTPDKKYNLPIVSEGFNPSVNKNKDKADKKKKMQKESRRKNRTKKK, from the coding sequence ATGCAGTTAGAAGAAATTTTGTCTGAATTAGAAAACAATACTGGAACGTTTCCCCGTCTAGCTATAGAGAGAGCTATTGAAGAACGAGAAGCTATTACTCCTGTTTTATTAGCTACTTTGGAAGAATGTAAAAATAATTTGGAGGAATTCTTTGATAAAGATGCATATATGTTGCATATTTATGCCTTATATTTATTAGCACAATTTAGAGAAACTAAAGCTTATCCTCTAATTATTGAATTTTTTTCAATTCCGGGTGATATGCCATTAGATATAACTGGAGATGTCGTCACTGAAGATTTAGCGAAAATTTTAGCTTCTGTTTATGATGGAAATATTGAGCCAATCAAGCAACTGATAGAAAATGCAGAACTTAATGAATATGTTAGAGATGCTGCTATTCAATCATTAGTTGTTCTCATGCTTCAAGGAATTATTACTAGAGAGGAGGTTATTAAATATTATGAGGAACTTTTTGTAAGCAAACTTAAAAATGAACCGGAAGATTCTTATGTCTGGACTCATTTAGTTAAGAATAGTGCCAATATTTGTCCTATTGAATTGAAGGAACATATTGACAGAGCTTTTGAGAATGATTTAATTGATTTATGGTATATTAGGCAAAAGAATGTGCATGATGCTATTGAAATTGGTGTAGAAGCTGCCTTAGATAAATTACGTAATAATCAACGTTATTCCTTGATTGATAATACTATATCAGAAATGGAGCATTGGGCTTGTTTTCGACCAAAGACACCAGATAAAAAGTATAATTTACCCATTGTCTCAGAAGGCTTTAATCCCTCAGTTAACAAAAATAAAGATAAAGCTGATAAGAAGAAAAAAATGCAGAAAGAGTCCCGACGCAAAAATCGGACAAAGAAAAAATAA
- a CDS encoding DUF445 domain-containing protein yields MDLSRILLYISPPILGGLIGYYTNDIAIKMLFRPYKAVYILGQKVPFTPGLIPSNQERLGQNIANAIMKSLLTPEEIQNLARKLLQPERLQGGIFWLLRLVVDQVKGDKNPRSTKILAGILRDLLGESLPRLLKVLARQETFLETQINQIFDKVLLEFQLSEEQSIRLADWLLEIVLPPDRLRQVIIDFLTDRTIQTIDESFREKTSGTYWVVANLFGLKNTLTRLRTFCLDEKEATNKRLQELIKDLKMRDRIKEVLENLSLQNLPVGTVRQLRKTIRDNVRQYLQNSGSDLLKELTESADWERISIVLLNRLSSSPVVNTSLEVVARDLAVILEKYLTQDLEVIVQQAIPILSIDQVIVERVKATSPAELEDAIEGIVRNELQAIVTLGGVLGFVVGLLQVGFLFISQSM; encoded by the coding sequence GTGGATTTGTCTCGAATTCTATTATATATATCTCCCCCAATTTTGGGTGGATTAATTGGCTATTATACCAACGACATAGCCATAAAAATGTTATTTCGTCCCTATAAAGCAGTTTATATTTTGGGACAAAAAGTACCGTTTACTCCTGGTTTAATTCCTAGCAATCAGGAACGGTTAGGACAAAATATTGCTAATGCGATTATGAAGTCGCTCTTGACTCCAGAAGAAATCCAAAATCTGGCGCGGAAACTCCTGCAACCTGAACGGCTACAGGGCGGGATTTTCTGGTTATTACGTCTAGTAGTTGATCAAGTTAAAGGTGATAAAAATCCTCGTAGCACTAAGATTTTGGCGGGAATTTTGCGTGATTTATTGGGTGAATCTTTACCTCGTCTTTTGAAGGTTTTAGCGCGACAAGAAACATTTTTAGAAACGCAAATTAACCAAATATTTGACAAAGTATTACTAGAGTTTCAACTCAGTGAAGAACAATCTATCCGGTTAGCTGATTGGTTATTAGAGATAGTTTTACCTCCCGATAGGTTACGACAAGTTATCATTGATTTTTTAACAGATCGCACAATTCAAACTATTGATGAAAGCTTTCGAGAAAAAACCAGTGGTACTTATTGGGTAGTAGCAAATCTATTTGGATTAAAGAACACTCTGACTCGATTGCGGACATTTTGCTTAGATGAAAAGGAAGCAACGAACAAAAGATTGCAAGAATTAATTAAAGATTTAAAAATGCGCGATCGCATTAAGGAAGTATTAGAAAATTTATCTTTACAAAATCTCCCGGTTGGTACAGTGCGGCAACTGAGAAAAACTATTAGAGATAATGTGCGTCAATATCTGCAAAATAGTGGTAGCGATTTGCTCAAAGAATTAACAGAATCGGCTGACTGGGAAAGAATTTCTATTGTCTTACTCAATCGGTTAAGTAGTTCACCAGTTGTCAATACTTCTTTAGAAGTTGTAGCGCGGGATTTGGCAGTAATTTTAGAGAAGTATTTAACTCAAGATTTGGAAGTTATTGTGCAGCAAGCAATTCCGATTTTATCTATAGATCAAGTAATTGTAGAACGAGTAAAAGCTACTTCACCGGCTGAATTGGAAGATGCAATTGAGGGAATTGTCAGAAATGAATTACAAGCAATTGTAACTTTAGGTGGTGTTTTAGGTTTTGTTGTCGGTTTATTGCAAGTAGGATTTTTATTCATTAGTCAATCGATGTAA
- the ubiE gene encoding bifunctional demethylmenaquinone methyltransferase/2-methoxy-6-polyprenyl-1,4-benzoquinol methylase UbiE, whose product MSNEVQTIFNRIAPVYDQLNDQLSWGQHRIWKEMTVKWSAAKSGNTSLDLCCGSGDLTFRLARHVGMTGQVYGVDFSANLLNFAQERGKKSYPQPPITWIEADVLNLPFDDNYFDAATMGYGLRNVKDIPGSLQEIHRVLKPGAKAAILDFHRPSNEQLRAVQQWYLNNCVVPMATNLGLKDEYAYISPSLDRFPTGKEQIELARQAGFVDVTHYPIANDMMGVLVVSN is encoded by the coding sequence ATGAGTAACGAAGTTCAGACTATATTTAATCGTATTGCTCCTGTTTATGACCAACTTAACGATCAGTTAAGCTGGGGACAACACCGCATTTGGAAAGAAATGACAGTCAAATGGAGCGCAGCCAAATCTGGTAATACTAGCTTAGATTTGTGCTGCGGTAGTGGTGATTTAACTTTTCGGTTAGCACGCCATGTAGGAATGACAGGCCAAGTTTATGGAGTTGATTTTTCGGCTAATTTACTGAATTTTGCTCAAGAACGCGGCAAAAAATCCTATCCCCAACCTCCTATTACTTGGATAGAAGCAGATGTATTAAATTTACCTTTTGATGATAATTATTTTGATGCAGCTACTATGGGCTATGGATTAAGAAATGTTAAAGATATTCCTGGTAGTCTTCAAGAAATACACCGTGTTCTCAAACCAGGAGCAAAAGCTGCAATTTTAGATTTTCATCGTCCCAGCAATGAACAGTTACGCGCTGTGCAACAGTGGTATTTAAATAATTGTGTAGTTCCCATGGCCACTAATTTAGGCTTAAAAGACGAATATGCTTATATTAGCCCTAGTTTAGACCGCTTCCCCACTGGGAAGGAGCAAATAGAGTTAGCGCGTCAAGCTGGTTTTGTGGATGTTACACACTATCCCATTGCTAACGATATGATGGGAGTATTGGTAGTAAGTAATTAA
- a CDS encoding transposase, whose translation MIVFEAKLEGLDEQYRALDEAIRTARFVRNSCLRYWMDNQGIGRYDLNKFCAVLAANIEFPWVSKLNSMARQASAERAWSAIARFFDNCKKSKPGKKGFPKFKKEQTHGSVEYKTCGWKLSDDRRYITFTDGFEAGTFKLWGTRDLHFYQLKQFKRVRVVRRADGYYAQFCIDQERLEKHEPTGKTIGIDVGLNHFYTDSNGETIANPRHLRQSEKSLKRLQRRMSKTKKGSQNRVKFRNKLARKHLKVSRQRKDFAVKTARCVVKSNDLVAYEDLKVRNMVRNRHLAKSISDAAWTLFREWVEYFGKVFGAVTVAVPPHFTSQNCSNCGEVVKKTLSIRTHVCLHCGHIQDRDWNAARNILEKGLSTAGHVGTNASGETDQYLSGETPSSKSTRGKRKPKE comes from the coding sequence ATGATCGTATTTGAGGCAAAACTTGAAGGACTTGACGAACAGTATCGAGCGCTTGATGAAGCGATTAGAACTGCTCGTTTTGTGCGGAATAGTTGCCTGAGATACTGGATGGACAATCAGGGCATTGGACGCTATGACCTAAATAAATTCTGCGCTGTACTTGCTGCTAATATTGAGTTTCCTTGGGTATCCAAATTAAACTCAATGGCCAGACAAGCCAGTGCAGAAAGAGCGTGGTCTGCTATTGCTAGGTTTTTTGATAACTGCAAGAAAAGCAAACCAGGGAAGAAAGGTTTTCCAAAGTTTAAGAAAGAACAAACACACGGTTCTGTTGAATACAAAACCTGTGGTTGGAAACTTTCTGACGACCGCAGGTACATCACTTTCACCGATGGATTTGAAGCAGGAACATTTAAACTTTGGGGAACCCGTGACTTGCACTTCTACCAACTTAAACAGTTTAAAAGAGTGCGAGTGGTGCGTCGGGCTGATGGGTATTATGCTCAGTTTTGCATTGACCAAGAACGACTCGAAAAGCATGAGCCAACGGGTAAAACTATTGGTATTGATGTGGGCTTGAACCATTTCTACACCGATAGTAACGGTGAAACAATCGCCAATCCTAGACATCTTCGCCAGAGTGAGAAGTCTTTAAAACGGTTGCAACGCCGGATGTCCAAGACAAAAAAGGGTTCTCAAAATAGAGTTAAGTTTAGAAATAAACTGGCACGTAAGCACCTCAAAGTAAGTCGCCAACGTAAAGACTTTGCTGTAAAAACAGCAAGGTGCGTAGTGAAGTCTAACGACCTCGTGGCGTATGAAGATTTGAAAGTGCGGAATATGGTAAGGAACAGACACCTTGCCAAGTCGATTAGTGACGCAGCGTGGACTTTGTTCCGTGAATGGGTTGAGTATTTTGGTAAAGTGTTTGGCGCAGTCACGGTTGCGGTGCCGCCTCATTTCACCTCACAAAACTGCTCGAATTGTGGTGAAGTGGTGAAAAAAACCCTGAGTATCAGAACCCATGTATGCCTTCATTGTGGGCATATCCAAGACCGTGATTGGAACGCAGCGCGTAACATATTAGAAAAAGGATTGAGTACGGCGGGTCACGTCGGAACTAACGCCTCTGGAGAGACTGATCAATACTTGAGTGGGGAAACTCCTTCAAGCAAATCAACTCGTGGAAAGAGGAAGCCCAAAGAGTGA
- a CDS encoding ATP-dependent helicase, whose translation MSDSLINAEILPPSPLAKLKENIAVIRAQLRPGQTQMADWQVGPLAVSAVPGAGKSTGMAAAAAIAIARQYEYYLNTGNKDYKQLIVVTFTRSATANIKLKIRENLKKLSLPQTGFAVYTLHGLALIIASRHPNLSGLQLENATLITPNQSHKFIRTAVEKWITNYPELYLRLLAGKEFDGEETEKLRRQSVLRTEILPDLAYTVIHEAKSSGISPKDLLEWSEKTQDKYGILKVAAGLYKEYQNLMQLQDFIDYDDMILGALKVLRNPSTCRIEQSKVFAVFEDEAQDSSPLQTDLLEILASQEYADILDKSALNLIRVGDPNQAINSTFTPADPIYFREFCEDCQSKDRLAEMDQAGRSTQIIIDAANFALEWVNSQDFAKTKSEQAPFRNQKIQPVNQPNGNPQPVGQGLELHTPRDIHHTVELLSQRAIELFTENPQSCAAILVRENRQGRWLAAALEPICKEHKIKLYDVGEKERRSHVPQEILSLLQFCERPHSPDYLKATLDVLVERQLIPTQDINTLASLPEEFLYPGPLAPPQTEIVQKVAHLCRSLLRAYLELPFYQIISFFALTLKYDQAELATADKLAERVNQQIFGNSSMGAMISALSEIVSSERFESVEPENIEEQYTKAGQLTIITMHKAKGLDWDYVFLPFLHENLIPGRFWIPPQGQFLGDFTLSEVARAQIRAGLHKKPIPDINQAWEESKYLKMAEEYRLLYVAMTRAKKLLWMSAAQKAPFTWSKPDNLQTSAPCPVFAALKRHFVH comes from the coding sequence ATGTCAGATTCTCTAATTAATGCCGAAATATTGCCACCATCACCGCTTGCTAAATTAAAGGAAAATATCGCTGTCATTCGCGCCCAATTGCGTCCAGGACAAACACAAATGGCGGATTGGCAGGTGGGTCCATTGGCGGTGTCTGCTGTGCCTGGGGCGGGCAAATCTACGGGAATGGCTGCGGCTGCGGCGATCGCTATTGCTCGTCAATATGAGTATTATTTAAATACAGGCAATAAGGATTATAAACAGTTAATCGTTGTCACTTTCACCCGTTCTGCTACTGCCAATATTAAATTAAAAATTCGGGAAAACTTAAAAAAATTATCTTTACCACAAACAGGATTTGCCGTTTATACTTTGCATGGTTTAGCTTTAATTATCGCTAGTCGCCATCCTAATTTATCAGGGTTACAGTTAGAAAATGCGACTTTAATCACACCAAATCAAAGCCATAAATTTATTCGCACAGCAGTAGAAAAATGGATTACTAATTATCCAGAACTTTATCTGCGGTTACTTGCAGGAAAGGAATTTGATGGAGAAGAAACTGAAAAACTTCGTCGTCAGTCCGTGCTGCGAACGGAAATATTACCAGATTTAGCTTACACCGTGATTCATGAAGCTAAAAGTTCAGGAATATCACCAAAAGATTTATTAGAGTGGAGTGAAAAAACTCAAGATAAATATGGAATTTTAAAAGTAGCAGCGGGATTATATAAAGAATATCAAAACTTAATGCAGTTGCAGGATTTCATTGATTACGATGATATGATCTTAGGGGCTTTAAAAGTTTTGAGAAATCCCAGTACCTGCCGGATTGAACAAAGCAAAGTTTTTGCTGTTTTTGAAGATGAAGCTCAAGATTCTAGCCCTTTACAAACAGATTTATTAGAAATCCTCGCTAGTCAAGAATATGCAGATATTTTAGATAAATCAGCTTTGAATTTAATTAGAGTTGGTGATCCTAATCAAGCCATTAATTCAACCTTTACACCTGCTGACCCTATTTATTTTCGGGAATTTTGCGAAGATTGTCAAAGTAAAGATAGACTAGCCGAAATGGATCAAGCTGGGCGCAGTACACAAATAATTATTGATGCTGCTAACTTTGCTTTAGAATGGGTAAATAGTCAGGATTTTGCTAAAACTAAATCAGAACAAGCACCATTTAGAAATCAGAAAATTCAACCAGTTAATCAACCAAATGGAAATCCGCAACCTGTGGGACAGGGATTAGAACTTCATACCCCTAGAGATATTCATCATACAGTTGAATTACTTTCCCAAAGAGCGATTGAGTTATTTACAGAAAATCCTCAATCTTGTGCAGCCATATTAGTTCGAGAAAATCGCCAAGGTAGATGGTTAGCTGCTGCTTTAGAACCGATATGCAAAGAACATAAAATTAAACTTTATGATGTAGGAGAAAAAGAACGCCGTTCTCATGTTCCTCAAGAAATTCTTTCCTTATTGCAGTTTTGCGAGCGCCCCCATTCTCCCGATTATCTCAAAGCTACTTTAGATGTTCTGGTCGAACGGCAATTAATTCCTACTCAAGATATTAACACTCTAGCTAGTTTACCGGAAGAATTTTTATATCCAGGTCCTTTAGCCCCACCGCAAACAGAAATAGTGCAAAAAGTGGCTCATCTTTGTCGCAGTTTACTTCGTGCTTATTTAGAATTACCATTTTATCAAATAATTTCTTTTTTTGCCTTAACTTTAAAATATGATCAAGCCGAATTAGCCACTGCTGACAAACTTGCAGAACGGGTAAATCAGCAAATTTTTGGGAATAGTTCTATGGGGGCAATGATATCAGCTTTAAGTGAAATTGTCAGTTCTGAAAGATTTGAATCTGTAGAACCAGAAAATATAGAAGAACAATATACCAAAGCAGGGCAATTAACAATTATTACCATGCACAAAGCCAAAGGGTTAGACTGGGATTATGTATTTTTGCCTTTTCTCCATGAAAACTTAATTCCTGGCAGATTTTGGATTCCCCCCCAAGGTCAATTTCTAGGTGATTTTACCTTATCAGAAGTTGCCCGCGCCCAAATTCGTGCCGGACTGCACAAAAAACCCATCCCTGATATTAACCAAGCTTGGGAAGAATCAAAATACCTGAAAATGGCGGAGGAATATCGGTTACTTTATGTGGCTATGACTAGAGCGAAAAAACTTTTATGGATGTCTGCGGCGCAAAAAGCGCCCTTTACTTGGAGTAAACCGGACAATTTACAAACATCAGCCCCTTGTCCGGTTTTTGCAGCTTTAAAACGGCATTTTGTTCACTGA